The sequence CCACACGAATTGGATGCGGAGGCTCCTTTTTACGGACCTGAACGAAACATGGCTgaaagaaattattttgtaaatgaatGATGATGGCGAACGAAAAATACGGATACCACAATTCAACAGGCAAGTgaatagaaattaaataataatcaaacaaaagaaacaaaaatgtaaCGTAAAAAGGTGTTATTACAAAATTGTGACGTAACCAACTAATAAGCATGAAAATTTTAAGATAGAAATTTCTGATATTCATAAGCAAGATAACACAAATTGGAGCAAGATAACCTGTTGGATAGGTATATAGAAACAATAGTTTTTGAAATTCACTTCCATTTGAGTAAAGGTTagatattatgtaatattttgaacatatatttttgttttctgtttagtttagttttatttacgtAAAAAGTCTAGTCAACCTATTTAGAGTGAATCAACCACTTCTTTAGCAACCAGATTATTTCCGAAAAGcatgcaagaaactcagcacgttatttgaaagaaaaaaattaacagcATCAAGTATTATCCTATTTAGTGAGAAAATAAAAGCTGCCAGAAATTCATTATCATCGGTACGCTGATAATGAATTTAAACgatggatgtccactgctggaaatagatgtttgtaaatatttctaCAATCAAGTCCTAGTCAAGTAGTGAAACGAAAAGAAATCCAACCAAATGCCTTATTTCTTTGTAAAGCCTTATCCTATCACATGTCAGTATCCTTTTCGTTAAACAACGTCAAACtgtatactattattttattagaagcTGGGAACAATTTAGATACCTCAGAAACTCCGCCATTGTTGGCCGTATGTGTGCAAGATCCGGGCGCACCAGTACACGCTGTACACGTCACCAGATCTGCTGCCGTAGTTGACTCTCTCTTTTTATCACCCTGttgtaaattcattatttaattaggcTTGTAAAGAATCATATACAATTTTCCACAAATTAAAtgattaagtataatatttctaaatacTGCATATGTCAAAATTACGGTTTACTATAAACAAACTAAGTTAATGTATATTGAAGTGAAGTAATGACTGGAATTTTTGTTAGTGAAAAGAAAtagttaacaaaacaaactaaaaatctATAGGCTACTTACAGGCTGTAGCGATCCGAAGTggcattaaagaaaaaatatgcgTTAGATTTCGTGATATCAGATTTGAGATGATATGGTGTTTAGCGGAATATGTTTGGGCGTTGTGACGTCACTTACAGCACCGCTAGGCTCCGGTTGGGGCGTTTCAGATTTTGCCCAATGGAGGAATGCCATCGCCTCCTATTTGGATGAATATTGTTTCCTTTAGCCGAAGCATATATTATGAACATGTAAACATGGCAAAAGCTGCACTATTATTTGATGGTTACTACAGAAAGCTACGTATTTCTTTGAAACTGAAgtaaaatttcaaatacaaaagCTATTTTCAATTAGTAAATGTTATAATTGGTTGTTACAGGTAGTGTCCTAAACAATATATAGTATACTTAGTACACCattagatttaagaatttagAGACCTTTCTAGTATACTAAATTACGAAATCTCGAAGATCTGGTCCCTTGCTAGCTCCTAGTTTTGcaattgtagttttattttagttttttaatcaaTTGACTCGATTACAAAAAGACAAGAACATATAGACAAGAAATAATAGTTCGATATTGGAAATCAATGCTTCGCATCGCAatcgcatttttaatttttttttttaatatttttataatataataagtaggtaggttattaaaatattgagacTGAGTTACTAAAATCTTATGTAgcaccaaaaataaaaaataaaccaattatgtcgaatatttttcaaacattttttttaaagtatttgcCAACATCACACCTCAAACTAACTTACCTCCAGGATTTCATAATTTAGTATCGTAATAGGTTTATCAATAGGTGAAAGattattcaaaaatttcaaCGTTCTGTAAAAGCAACTCGTTTTCTTGGTTCTAATCTCGATTCTATATAAAAATCTTGCTATTGATCAATATACCTAATTGGAACTTTGCATATCTTTGCCTTTAAGggcacataaatataataacgaGAAGGTGATTATATAGCTTAATGTGATCAAATAACTACCACTAAGTAACATAAAGTGTATGATACAACTatacaaataacaaataactCTGATAGTTAGTAATTGCcttgttatttatgcaactataGAACACAATAACATTTGACTAGGCATGCTTTCTTGAATGAATCCGTGCTGTGATTTTAATGGGCCTACACTGTTATATTTCTTTTCGCATTCTTTTGATATACAATTTTTGGTCACTCGAAGAAATATAACAGTCTCACGTTATCAGGAATGTGCCAATGATAATGGCGAATGTTCTTACCAAAGGGCTGGCCAGTATAATGCCAATTCTGCTCAGAACTGCGGGCAGTCGCTGTGAACACATTATACAGACATATTTGTTCACTTGTGACTAATGGACTACTGGAGTGCAAAAGTGAACACAGACTAGATTGATGTGGCCACGCTTAACATCATCTATTGAACTGACACATCCAAAATAACAAAAGTCTTCACATCGTTGTTATCAACATATCGTCTACAGATTCTTTGCAATGTTTTCCACTTTCAACTATAAAATCACACCTAGCGTTTGCAGTGTAAAggcaaaataatatacattgttTATGGCCACACAAAATAGTCTTTGTATTGATGATTAcatataaattctaaaaaaatgcACTCGGCTTGTTAGGTGTTAGTTGAAATAACAAGAATCACATGCATTTTTAGAAATTTAGAAAACATGCCTTAATAAAGAAGGAAATTAGGTTCAAGGTAGTTCAGACGACCAGAAAAATTAGACACAAGTTAAGTACTTAATGTTGTGTGAAAGGTACCCAATCGTTTGATTGCTAAATACGGTATTTCGCGAGTATCCCGAAAAGTTGGACTTTTTGACAGACATTAATAAAAGAGCCAATTCTGTGCCAATTTATGTACGTGGTCCACAGATAGTTTTCCGTAACAAGTATATGAAATGCATTTAATGCTATGATTTTTGCAGATGTTTCACAGAACGTTTTGCCaaaaatataatctaaacaCACGGCATTGTACCAAAGACAAGTTCGGAATAAATCTTTCAGAAATACACTTTCGGTCCTATCGATGCAGAAATGTACTCTGCTTACTAAACTTCATCGTCCAAAGTCCACTGTTCTCGAGATATTCGATAACCATTGTCATCAGCCGATAAAGATTCCTACAACATTTCCTGCAGAATAAACTGCTCTGAAAAGTTTGTGTCTATTTTTCCTTGGTAGTAAAGTATAATAAAGATGGAAGAAAACATTGCAAAGACAGTAATAGCAAATCTAGtaactataagtatttatattcattcattcgttaagatagtaataattaatttaccaaacctttaaatttatatctacgtttagatatttgtaattttattttcgaaGAGCTTACAGGTATAACTAAACGTATTGGTTAAGTAGGTGATTTTCAAagtaaagtaatttaattttatatgttctatatttttatcaattaaacgTTTGTAATACTGaacattttttatcaattaggAGGTACTTTATGTGGCTTCAGCATATCCACAGAAACACATGGTTGTGTGGCTAAGCCAAGTTCGGAAAGAATGCACCACATTCATTTGCTTAATGCAGTACTATTGGTTATGGAAGTTAATGcgacattttattataataaaaacattagaGTAATGAGGTAGGTATGTATAATGCAGAGGTTGTAATAAATCCCATTATTTTATACACTAATACAAATGTTGCATAACATATTATCTTAATCACGAACTTATTTATACCTACGTAGTTTCTGAGGTGCAACTGATCACGGTAAGCGTTGCTATGGCATGAATCACACTTTAACACAAAACAAATAACAAGAAAGAGAGTGACTAGGTCAAATCGTCTCACCTGTGTAACGGGATTCTCGCCTGGCCTGTACACCACATTGTGTAGTGGTCTCTTCCGACCCACGTAATTGACGCAGACAAATTCTAGAAGGGACGCGTAGATAAAACACATGCAAACTCCGTCCCATACGTTCATTGCCGTCAAATTCGACACCACTGGTAGAGTAGATCGGAAACCATTGGACGTTGTAAAGAAATTCAACATAGTTGTTACACCTGTGTCAAAGAATATTTGCTTATTAGaaacattattattgttatatgaaTATCCCAGCGTAGGTATTAATTGATTCTTAGGTAGATATTTTGGCTGCACGAAGAAAACTACTTTGCTCTGattatttgtaatattgtttTGACAATATTCTGTATTAACTTGACTTACAGTAAGTAagattttcatttgatactttACTTTCAAGTAAACACCGATTAGCTAAAACGAACCACGCATCTACGAGTATGTAAGTCAGAGATCAACGACAAATGACGGATGAACGTGTAACCAACCCAGTAAACGGTGATACGAGGCAACTGCTCATTTATCGGTTTTTGAATATTAAACCTAAATGGTCACCAAAATCTTTTTAACAACGAAACCTATTTTTAGCTATTAAGAAATTTGTTTTCACTGTTTCGGGTTTCTATTTGGAGAGATGTTACTGCAGTGAAACAATGTTatgtatttaatgaaaataattgttactCAATAGCAGAGCAAAGTAGGATCCATACTATTGAAAGCGGCCACTAGTATACTGCAGTAGGGcttttaatgatatatttaagATGAAGATCTATTTGACGAGTCTAATTGGGGCTTAGCAAGCGCTTACTATGGCTTACCACTAGTTACGCAGGATATTCATTGAAATTGATATACTTATGTAGGTACTGctaaataatatgcaaaacttaaaacttgactaatataataaaagtgctttaataataaagcttcGTGGTATCTGATTAGggtaattactaaaatatctaactttacgtaattttattaaatattctcattagataggtagataaatactattaggtttgcgtgaattttaaagaatgttatttggtttaaaaaacACCTCTAAAATTTCGCAAAGTTAGACAATATACATTTGAAAAGCATTAGGATTTTAAAAGACGtgcttattataataaaaaagaacctACTTAATAAAACTGAACTACAAGCTCTTAATTTTCACATACCTAGGAAATGACATGGGTATTTCAAAAGAGTTGCTTGATACCACAGTCTGAACAGTGAATGTTGTTGTTGAAAaagtaagatataaaaaaaataagaataatgttTTTCTAGTTATTCTTTTATGCTTTAACGTTAAGtgttcaaacaaataataaaagagaaatgcgcttaaatttgtttttaagagAATGATACAAATTTAAAGATCCATAGATTTTTTTCCCATACAAATGTTACGAATTGTTAAAACGAAAATTAGTGTACCAGCTAATACCACATTTGCTGGTAGGCTAATTGGCGGGATCACAAACCTAATTGTACTTGTAAAAGAAGAAGACTTTTGCATAACTGGATAGTTTAATTGCTGATattgattgatataaaaaattaagaaaactaaCCTATCATAACTCTAGCAGGTACTGCATTCCATTCCAGCCAAAATGTGATAAAAGATGATGTCACCAAAATGATGCCCGGAATGAAAACAGTAGTGAAGTAAAATGATCTATCTCTCGTGAAGATTAGATCCACTTCGAGACAGCTGTAATTACCTAAAAACGTgaagcaaaatataataataaaattataataaataaagcgtaTGAAAACTTTGGCATTACAATAGTATATCTATATTGCCAAATGGTAAGCGTAAGAATCCTGCGAGAAGAAGAGTTAGCGTGTTATGAACAGCTGCAGCCACATCTACAAAGTGAGATGCAAGACCGAGAACATTCCATTCGCCAGCCAATTTTACCTATCATGGAACGAGCCGGAACTGCGTTCCATTCCAGCCAAAATGTGATGAAGGATGAGGTCACCAGGATTATGCCAGGGATAAATACTGTGGTAAAGTAGAATGCTCGGTCTCTTGTAAAAATAAGGTCCACCTTTAGACAGCTGTAGTTACCTGTGAAGTTAATATTATACGTAACGATTGAACGTCATACAACACGTCCACTTTGAAAATATGTCATGTGTTGTATTCAGTTAAACAATGCAATTATTGGTTATGATAATGTTTTGACATATTCTAAATAACTCTATTCAGTGGCcttgtaaattatttacagttacGGTAACAAAACCAACTTCTAAACTACGTTCCCGTATGCAGGAGTAATGCGTGTTGTGTACCACAGTGTACGAGCGTAGTGTTTCAACTCTCCAAACAGCAAAACAGACTAACTTCTATCACGTGCATTTTAACAGTTTCGTGCATTAACGTAACACAAATAATAAGGAAATGTTTGATGATAGTGAATGATGGAAGTACTTATTCCGACGATCGTGTAGCCTTGTTAACTTGACTACCACACAACAACGCAATTACTCACACATAAGCGGAAAATGATTTAAAACGACAACACCGGACAGGACTGTCAGTCATCCAGTTCAAGCTCAAGAGGTAGGTACCTTGCTCCTCAAATCGTCTCTGGCAAAGATTACATGTCAGCTCTTCATCGTCTTCGTAAAGTGTTATACCATCAGCTGCTTGCAAAGACGTGAATAAATTCTTACATACTacattgtaaattatatattatttatcataacaATCTTAAATACTTCCAAAAGCTGATTTACCATCCAACTAATGCAAAATGTGTGTATCAAactgataaataaaatgatCATGCCACATCTACGGCTAACTACTGACAATTTGCGTAGTCATTTGAATATTCATTACCAAAATAtctaatattacattaaaaagctGTCACATAATACGGTATGTATATAACTTtactaaagtattatatttctatGGCACGAAAACTTAAAAGTATGTTTCGGTAAACCAAGACCAAGCTGAAAAGAGTTAATCAGAATTTGTTTCAATTAAATATAGGGTTGTGCTCATAACAAAATAATGTATGTCAGGAACACTAAACTACATAACTTGGGCGCGACcggtatgcataatatacagGGAGTCCTGAACAATaggtataaatgaaaaaaaacatctaatcgcaaattttaaaaacaaaacacagtTATTAAGATAAACTCTTAAAGGTAGGAAAATTGTTAACTGATATATTCAAGCCACTTACGAAatagaaactttaaaaaatttaaaccaatATAACTAGAAACCGGACACAATTATTTTTTCACTACTACTGGATTTAGCACATGGTTTGTGTAAAGTCTAATAAGTCCCGTTAATCTACATTCATTAGTTTTATATTAGTGTAATGTACATTTAACCAAAAGTCGAGACCtactttaaataagtaataacgaaaatattacttactaaccttaattttttttaaccaccTATTTTCATTGACACCCTGTATATGCTAAATTAGTTTGTCAGTAATGTCATATAAAGCAATGTTAATGGTCATGgcatgtaaataatatattttacctcTCCAGCTCGCTTTGATCGGACAAGGAATGGTTTGGTTCTGTATCAGGTAAGCATTTAGCGTCGTTAATGACGGTGACTTCCTCAATGTGTCTTCATCGTTTTTCCATACATAAGTAATCGCCGATTGTTCGTATGATACTGTAATGAGTTAAGAACAGAATATAGATCCACGCAAAATTATTGCacacaaatctttaaactaaGTGGACAAGTAAAATTGTGatttcctttttaaaatttccCCTGTGCACAAGGACAGAACAAATTTCAAGTAATTTAAAACAGAAAAGTATCTGTTGgcgaaatttttgttttacaaaacatttgccattagtttttttatgagattagcaattcatttttaaacCTCATCTCATTAAAGATCTAATGACAAGAacgaaaataatatctaaaacgTCGATCTAAAAAAGacgctttaaaataaatacaacaaaaattGCTAAATATGATTACTTACTACTTTCTAATGCAAATGAACACAATGGGTCATCAAATGGAAATATGTTGAGGCTCCCCTGACACGACAAAATGAGGTGACGCCGCATCAAGTAGTTGATAGTGCCGTTCCGATATATACGCAAGGCAAAGTGCATCGGTATTATGGGGTCCTGGAATAACATCGATAATATACTAAGTATCTAATCATGACAAGTCTAAAATAGCAAACAAATAACATTGGTCTGACAATACTGTTTTTATTGTCAttagaattgaaataaaaattgtataacttAAGAGGAATATATTTACTATCATCAATGCAAAAGTTAGATTACCTATCTATGATATAATTACATTAATATTGATTAGATTAAATATTTCTCTAATTTTAATCTACCCtaaccaaaataaaagtaaaactaaatatataaatacaaataactaGGAGCTAAAAACGTTATGTTCTAAGAAAACTTACTTTAAAATCTCCGTGCATGATAAAATAGGTGTCAGGTAGCCAAATATCCTCGTGGTGATGGATAGCATTAAGGAAGTCGTAATGCGACTGATTTGAATACCGTAGTCGGGGATCATACCATTGTTGCTGTAGAAGAAATTCGACTTCGTATTTCTGAAACATTAAGGACCAGTATTTTGTGAAAAACGAAATTGTTATCTATAAAAAGACTCGACAGAACGATCGAGTAATCAGAGCAGAAGCAT comes from Pararge aegeria chromosome 9, ilParAegt1.1, whole genome shotgun sequence and encodes:
- the LOC120626601 gene encoding glutamate-gated chloride channel subunit beta isoform X33; translated protein: MGWSCVVARAVAVLLMLNRVSALTSDIFAAGKSDKEILDNLLKNSRYDKRLLPPVDDPEFCCGLTSPNDTDNQNNIGLPSLRPRSHNRGVLTVNVSVLLLSLASPDESSLKYEVEFLLQQQWYDPRLRYSNQSHYDFLNAIHHHEDIWLPDTYFIMHGDFKDPIIPMHFALRIYRNGTINYLMRRHLILSCQGSLNIFPFDDPLCSFALESISYEQSAITYVWKNDEDTLRKSPSLTTLNAYLIQNQTIPCPIKASWRADGITLYEDDEELTCNLCQRRFEEQGVTTMLNFFTTSNGFRSTLPVVSNLTAMNVWDGVCMCFIYASLLEFVCVNYVGRKRPLHNVVYRPGENPVTQGDKKRESTTAADLVTCTACTGAPGSCTHTANNGGVSEPCFVQVRKKEPPHPIRVAKTIDVIARFTFPTAYAVFLIFFFIHYKAFS
- the LOC120626601 gene encoding glutamate-gated chloride channel isoform X32, with translation MGWSCVVARAVAVLLMLNRVSALTSDIFAAGKSDKEILDNLLKNSRYDKRLLPPVDGVLTVNVSVLLLSLASPDESSLKYEVEFLLQQQWYDPRLRYSNQSHYDFLNAIHHHEDIWLPDTYFIMHGDFKDPIIPMHFALRIYRNGTINYLMRRHLILSCQGSLNIFPFDDPLCSFALESISYEQSAITYVWKNDEDTLRKSPSLTTLNAYLIQNQTIPCPIKASWRGNYSCLKVDLIFTRDRAFYFTTVFIPGIILVTSSFITFWLEWNAVPARSMIGVTTMLNFFTTSNGFRSTLPVVSNLTAMNVWDGVCMCFIYASLLEFVCVNYVGRKRPLHNVVYRPGENPVTQRLPAVLSRIGIILASPLGDKKRESTTAADLVTCTACTGAPGSCTHTANNGGVSEVRKKEPPHPIRVAKTIDVIARFTFPTAYAVFLIFFFIHYKAFS
- the LOC120626601 gene encoding glutamate-gated chloride channel subunit beta isoform X18 yields the protein MGWSCVVARAVAVLLMLNRVSALTSDIFAAGKSDKEILDNLLKNSRYDKRLLPPVDDPEFCCGLTSPNDTDNQNNIGLPSLRPRSHNRGVLTVNVSVLLLSLASPDESSLKYEVEFLLQQQWYDPRLRYSNQSHYDFLNAIHHHEDIWLPDTYFIMHGDFKDPIIPMHFALRIYRNGTINYLMRRHLILSCQGSLNIFPFDDPLCSFALESISYEQSAITYVWKNDEDTLRKSPSLTTLNAYLIQNQTIPCPIKASWRADGITLYEDDEELTCNLCQRRFEEQGVTTMLNFFTTSNGFRSTLPVVSNLTAMNVWDGVCMCFIYASLLEFVCVNYVGRKRPLHNVVYRPGENPVTQRLPAVLSRIGIILASPLEAMAFLHWAKSETPQPEPSGAPGDKKRESTTAADLVTCTACTGAPGSCTHTANNGGVSEPCFVQVRKKEPPHPIRVAKTIDVIARFTFPTAYAVFLIFFFIHYKAFS
- the LOC120626601 gene encoding glutamate-gated chloride channel isoform X17 produces the protein MGWSCVVARAVAVLLMLNRVSALTSDIFAAGKSDKEILDNLLKNSRYDKRLLPPVDDPEFCCGLTSPNDTDNQNNIGLPSLRPRSHNRGVLTVNVSVLLLSLASPDESSLKYEVEFLLQQQWYDPRLRYSNQSHYDFLNAIHHHEDIWLPDTYFIMHGDFKDPIIPMHFALRIYRNGTINYLMRRHLILSCQGSLNIFPFDDPLCSFALESISYEQSAITYVWKNDEDTLRKSPSLTTLNAYLIQNQTIPCPIKASWRGNYSCLKVDLIFTRDRAFYFTTVFIPGIILVTSSFITFWLEWNAVPARSMIGVTTMLNFFTTSNGFRSTLPVVSNLTAMNVWDGVCMCFIYASLLEFVCVNYVGRKRPLHNVVYRPGENPVTQRLPAVLSRIGIILASPLGDKKRESTTAADLVTCTACTGAPGSCTHTANNGGVSEPCFVQVRKKEPPHPIRVAKTIDVIARFTFPTAYAVFLIFFFIHYKAFS
- the LOC120626601 gene encoding glutamate-gated chloride channel isoform X13, producing the protein MGWSCVVARAVAVLLMLNRVSALTSDIFAAGKSDKEILDNLLKNSRYDKRLLPPVDDPEFCCGLTSPNDTDNQNNIGLPSLRPRSHNRGVLTVNVSVLLLSLASPDESSLKYEVEFLLQQQWYDPRLRYSNQSHYDFLNAIHHHEDIWLPDTYFIMHGDFKDPIIPMHFALRIYRNGTINYLMRRHLILSCQGSLNIFPFDDPLCSFALESISYEQSAITYVWKNDEDTLRKSPSLTTLNAYLIQNQTIPCPIKASWRADGITLYEDDEELTCNLCQRRFEEQGNYSCLEVDLIFTRDRSFYFTTVFIPGIILVTSSFITFWLEWNAVPARVMIGVTTMLNFFTTSNGFRSTLPVVSNLTAMNVWDGVCMCFIYASLLEFVCVNYVGRKRPLHNVVYRPGENPVTQGDKKRESTTAADLVTCTACTGAPGSCTHTANNGGVSEPCFVQVRKKEPPHPIRVAKTIDVIARFTFPTAYAVFLIFFFIHYKAFS
- the LOC120626601 gene encoding glycine receptor subunit alpha-4 isoform X20: MGWSCVVARAVAVLLMLNRVSALTSDIFAAGKSDKEILDNLLKNSRYDKRLLPPVDGVLTVNVSVLLLSLASPDESSLKYEVEFLLQQQWYDPRLRYSNQSHYDFLNAIHHHEDIWLPDTYFIMHGDFKDPIIPMHFALRIYRNGTINYLMRRHLILSCQGSLNIFPFDDPLCSFALESISYEQSAITYVWKNDEDTLRKSPSLTTLNAYLIQNQTIPCPIKASWRGNYSCLEVDLIFTRDRSFYFTTVFIPGIILVTSSFITFWLEWNAVPARVMIGVTTMLNFFTTSNGFRSTLPVVSNLTAMNVWDGVCMCFIYASLLEFVCVNYVGRKRPLHNVVYRPGENPVTQRLPAVLSRIGIILASPLEAMAFLHWAKSETPQPEPSGAPGDKKRESTTAADLVTCTACTGAPGSCTHTANNGGVSEPCFVQVRKKEPPHPIRVAKTIDVIARFTFPTAYAVFLIFFFIHYKAFS
- the LOC120626601 gene encoding glycine receptor subunit alpha-3 isoform X44 — protein: MGWSCVVARAVAVLLMLNRVSALTSDIFAAGKSDKEILDNLLKNSRYDKRLLPPVDGVLTVNVSVLLLSLASPDESSLKYEVEFLLQQQWYDPRLRYSNQSHYDFLNAIHHHEDIWLPDTYFIMHGDFKDPIIPMHFALRIYRNGTINYLMRRHLILSCQGSLNIFPFDDPLCSFALESISYEQSAITYVWKNDEDTLRKSPSLTTLNAYLIQNQTIPCPIKASWRADGITLYEDDEELTCNLCQRRFEEQGVTTMLNFFTTSNGFRSTLPVVSNLTAMNVWDGVCMCFIYASLLEFVCVNYVGRKRPLHNVVYRPGENPVTQRLPAVLSRIGIILASPLGDKKRESTTAADLVTCTACTGAPGSCTHTANNGGVSEPCFVQVRKKEPPHPIRVAKTIDVIARFTFPTAYAVFLIFFFIHYKAFS
- the LOC120626601 gene encoding glutamate-gated chloride channel isoform X12, whose product is MGWSCVVARAVAVLLMLNRVSALTSDIFAAGKSDKEILDNLLKNSRYDKRLLPPVDDPEFCCGLTSPNDTDNQNNIGLPSLRPRSHNRGVLTVNVSVLLLSLASPDESSLKYEVEFLLQQQWYDPRLRYSNQSHYDFLNAIHHHEDIWLPDTYFIMHGDFKDPIIPMHFALRIYRNGTINYLMRRHLILSCQGSLNIFPFDDPLCSFALESISYEQSAITYVWKNDEDTLRKSPSLTTLNAYLIQNQTIPCPIKASWRADGITLYEDDEELTCNLCQRRFEEQGNYSCLEVDLIFTRDRSFYFTTVFIPGIILVTSSFITFWLEWNAVPARVMIGVTTMLNFFTTSNGFRSTLPVVSNLTAMNVWDGVCMCFIYASLLEFVCVNYVGRKRPLHNVVYRPGENPVTQPGDKKRESTTAADLVTCTACTGAPGSCTHTANNGGVSEPCFVQVRKKEPPHPIRVAKTIDVIARFTFPTAYAVFLIFFFIHYKAFS
- the LOC120626601 gene encoding glycine receptor subunit alpha-3 isoform X43 — translated: MGWSCVVARAVAVLLMLNRVSALTSDIFAAGKSDKEILDNLLKNSRYDKRLLPPVDGVLTVNVSVLLLSLASPDESSLKYEVEFLLQQQWYDPRLRYSNQSHYDFLNAIHHHEDIWLPDTYFIMHGDFKDPIIPMHFALRIYRNGTINYLMRRHLILSCQGSLNIFPFDDPLCSFALESISYEQSAITYVWKNDEDTLRKSPSLTTLNAYLIQNQTIPCPIKASWRADGITLYEDDEELTCNLCQRRFEEQGVTTMLNFFTTSNGFRSTLPVVSNLTAMNVWDGVCMCFIYASLLEFVCVNYVGRKRPLHNVVYRPGENPVTQRLPAVLSRIGIILASPLPGDKKRESTTAADLVTCTACTGAPGSCTHTANNGGVSEPCFVQVRKKEPPHPIRVAKTIDVIARFTFPTAYAVFLIFFFIHYKAFS
- the LOC120626601 gene encoding glutamate-gated chloride channel isoform X40; its protein translation is MGWSCVVARAVAVLLMLNRVSALTSDIFAAGKSDKEILDNLLKNSRYDKRLLPPVDGVLTVNVSVLLLSLASPDESSLKYEVEFLLQQQWYDPRLRYSNQSHYDFLNAIHHHEDIWLPDTYFIMHGDFKDPIIPMHFALRIYRNGTINYLMRRHLILSCQGSLNIFPFDDPLCSFALESISYEQSAITYVWKNDEDTLRKSPSLTTLNAYLIQNQTIPCPIKASWRGNYSCLKVDLIFTRDRAFYFTTVFIPGIILVTSSFITFWLEWNAVPARSMIGVTTMLNFFTTSNGFRSTLPVVSNLTAMNVWDGVCMCFIYASLLEFVCVNYVGRKRPLHNVVYRPGENPVTQGDKKRESTTAADLVTCTACTGAPGSCTHTANNGGVSEVRKKEPPHPIRVAKTIDVIARFTFPTAYAVFLIFFFIHYKAFS